The Cylindrospermopsis curvispora GIHE-G1 genome contains a region encoding:
- a CDS encoding PPC domain-containing protein has product MNSYCMPFLKKVLILPITVLSIIIYSHQAIAQSGNRDNIYNPILLKLEGEITDKLTLKDIPTGQGGFARDYQVNLNKGDNLVIDASSENFDTIITLLGPNGLTVGENDDGPDGTSNSLLFVRITEAGKYIIRVRSFGETGVGSFKLKVTKLLPVK; this is encoded by the coding sequence ATGAACAGCTACTGTATGCCCTTTCTCAAAAAGGTACTTATTCTGCCCATAACTGTTTTATCAATAATTATTTACTCTCATCAGGCGATCGCCCAGAGTGGAAATAGGGATAATATATATAATCCCATTCTATTAAAGCTAGAAGGGGAGATTACAGATAAATTGACTCTAAAGGACATTCCCACGGGTCAAGGGGGATTTGCGCGTGATTATCAAGTCAACCTGAATAAGGGAGATAACCTAGTGATTGATGCGTCTTCGGAAAATTTCGATACAATTATCACACTTTTAGGTCCCAATGGTTTGACGGTAGGGGAAAATGATGATGGTCCAGATGGCACCAGTAATTCTCTGTTATTTGTCCGCATCACTGAAGCTGGGAAGTATATTATTAGAGTGAGGTCTTTTGGAGAAACTGGAGTTGGTAGCTTTAAACTCAAGGTGACAAAATTGTTGCCAGTTAAGTAA
- the prmA gene encoding 50S ribosomal protein L11 methyltransferase, whose translation MTNTWWEIQILCTPDLEDSIFWRLETFGCRGVAVEKKDRFLLIRAYLSTLQAQLSDLTNLSTLLHEDSTAIGLPTPELNWHQINEEDWSTSWKQYWHPQEIGNLFLINPAWLPIPPSTSKLVIRLDPGVAFGTGNHATTQLCLESLEKYLTQNSSNTSITAPQVIADIGCGSGILGIGALLLGAKKVYGVDNDPLAVESTNSNCILNHLNPEKLTCALGSVHTLTEILTEPLDGIVCNILADVIIELIPQMTDLVKSGSWGIFSGILVEQSPSVITTLEKNSWVVDQVWQRQEWCCLNARR comes from the coding sequence ATGACAAATACCTGGTGGGAAATCCAAATTTTATGTACACCTGACCTGGAAGATTCTATCTTTTGGCGGTTGGAAACCTTCGGTTGTCGGGGCGTTGCTGTGGAAAAAAAGGATAGGTTTCTATTAATTAGAGCTTATCTCTCCACCTTACAGGCACAATTATCAGATCTCACTAACTTATCAACATTATTACATGAAGACTCAACAGCCATTGGGTTACCTACTCCCGAATTAAATTGGCATCAAATTAATGAAGAGGACTGGTCTACCAGTTGGAAGCAATATTGGCACCCTCAGGAAATAGGTAATCTGTTTTTGATTAATCCTGCATGGCTACCCATACCCCCATCCACATCTAAATTGGTTATCCGTCTTGACCCGGGAGTAGCTTTCGGTACGGGAAATCACGCCACCACCCAATTGTGTCTGGAATCTTTAGAAAAATATTTAACTCAAAACAGCAGTAATACTAGTATTACTGCTCCCCAAGTAATTGCAGATATTGGCTGTGGTTCAGGTATTTTGGGCATAGGCGCACTCCTACTAGGCGCCAAAAAAGTCTATGGGGTAGATAATGACCCTTTAGCAGTAGAATCGACCAATAGTAATTGTATTTTGAATCATCTCAATCCAGAAAAATTAACCTGTGCCCTAGGTAGTGTACATACCCTAACAGAAATCCTCACTGAACCCCTCGATGGCATAGTTTGCAACATCTTAGCTGACGTAATTATTGAGTTAATTCCACAAATGACAGACCTGGTCAAATCCGGTTCCTGGGGGATATTTAGTGGTATTTTAGTAGAGCAGTCTCCATCCGTAATTACCACATTGGAAAAAAACAGTTGGGTGGTAGATCAAGTTTGGCAGCGTCAAGAATGGTGTTGTTTAAACGCTAGAAGATAA
- the serA gene encoding phosphoglycerate dehydrogenase has product MSKVLVSDPIDQAGIDILSQVATVDVKTGLKPAELVAIIGEYDALMIRSGTRVTEEIIEAGTQLKIIGRAGVGVDNVDVPTATRKGIVVVNSPEGNTIAAAEHTLAMMLSLSRHIPDANASLKKGEWDRKTFVGAEIYKKTLGVVGLGKIGSHVAHVAKAMGMKLLAYDPFISTERAEQIGCQLVDLDLLFQQADYITLHIPKTPETTNLINAKTLGKMKPTTRIINCARGGIIDELALADAIKNGKIAGAALDVFQSEPLGDSPLRSLGKEIILTPHLGASTTEAQVNVSIDVAEQIRDVLLGLPARSAVNIPGLGPDIIEELKPYMQLAETLGNLVGQLAGGRIETLNVKLQGDLATNKSQPLVVAALKGLLYQALRERVNYVNATIEAKERGIRVIETRDASARDYAGSLHLEATGTLGTHSVTGALLGEKEIHLTDVDGFPINVPPSKYMLFTLHRDMPGIIGKLGSLLGSFNVNIASMQVGRKIVRGDAVMALSIDDPLPDGILEEIKQVSGIRDAYTVTL; this is encoded by the coding sequence ATGTCTAAGGTTCTTGTTTCCGATCCAATTGATCAAGCTGGTATTGATATTCTCTCTCAAGTAGCTACAGTTGATGTCAAAACAGGCTTAAAACCAGCCGAATTAGTAGCAATAATTGGTGAATATGACGCACTCATGATTCGTTCGGGAACCCGCGTTACAGAAGAAATTATCGAAGCTGGTACCCAATTAAAAATTATTGGTCGTGCTGGTGTAGGTGTGGATAATGTAGATGTGCCAACTGCCACTCGAAAAGGCATTGTAGTAGTTAATTCCCCTGAAGGAAATACCATTGCAGCAGCAGAACATACCCTGGCAATGATGTTATCCTTATCTCGTCATATTCCTGATGCTAATGCCTCCCTGAAAAAGGGAGAATGGGATAGAAAAACCTTTGTTGGTGCAGAAATATACAAAAAGACCCTAGGTGTTGTTGGATTAGGAAAAATAGGTTCCCATGTAGCCCATGTGGCCAAAGCCATGGGCATGAAATTATTAGCCTACGATCCTTTTATTTCCACCGAAAGGGCCGAACAAATCGGTTGTCAGCTAGTAGATCTAGACCTACTTTTTCAACAAGCGGACTATATCACCCTACATATTCCCAAAACACCGGAAACAACCAACTTAATTAATGCTAAAACCCTAGGGAAAATGAAACCCACCACCCGCATCATTAATTGTGCTAGGGGTGGTATAATTGATGAGCTGGCCCTAGCGGATGCCATTAAAAACGGTAAAATCGCCGGTGCTGCACTAGACGTATTCCAGTCTGAACCCCTGGGAGATTCCCCCCTAAGATCCCTGGGCAAAGAAATAATTCTTACGCCTCATTTAGGTGCATCTACTACGGAAGCCCAGGTGAATGTCTCCATAGATGTGGCGGAGCAAATTAGGGATGTATTATTAGGACTACCAGCTCGCTCAGCGGTAAACATTCCCGGATTAGGGCCTGACATTATAGAAGAGCTCAAACCCTATATGCAGTTAGCAGAAACCCTAGGTAACCTGGTAGGACAATTAGCAGGTGGAAGAATAGAAACACTGAATGTTAAACTCCAAGGAGATCTGGCTACTAACAAAAGTCAACCCTTAGTAGTAGCAGCCTTAAAAGGACTACTATATCAAGCATTAAGGGAACGGGTTAACTATGTTAATGCAACCATAGAAGCCAAAGAAAGAGGTATTCGAGTCATTGAGACTAGGGATGCTTCAGCCAGAGATTATGCCGGTTCATTGCATTTAGAAGCTACAGGTACCTTAGGAACTCATTCTGTCACTGGTGCTTTATTAGGAGAGAAGGAAATACACCTCACAGATGTAGATGGGTTCCCCATTAACGTACCACCGAGCAAATATATGCTATTTACCCTGCACCGAGACATGCCAGGAATTATTGGCAAATTGGGTTCCTTATTGGGGAGTTTCAATGTCAACATTGCCAGCATGCAAGTGGGGAGAAAAATTGTGCGAGGTGATGCGGTTATGGCTTTGAGTATTGATGACCCATTACCAGATGGTATTCTGGAAGAAATTAAACAAGTTTCTGGAATTCGGGATGCTTATACAGTAACCCTATAG
- a CDS encoding ComF family protein, translating into MTMLKGLLNLFLQNNCPLCQRNTPNLFCPYCNQQLQKSCLHDPNCSSPIPLFAWGSYGGILKRAIMMMKYENRPEIALFLGQLLGGSWLLNSSCKYQAPVIVPIPLHPDKMKIRGFNQSELIARGFCDVTGLRLKSHGLIRIKHTQPQFEISADNRQKNLMGAFDLGKDLVNHYPNKPILLVDDIYTTGATANSAIHTLDGYGINVIGCATVAKAIKHNP; encoded by the coding sequence ATGACTATGCTGAAAGGTCTACTAAATCTCTTTTTGCAGAATAACTGTCCTCTTTGCCAACGTAATACACCAAACTTATTTTGTCCATACTGTAATCAACAATTGCAAAAAAGTTGTTTACACGACCCTAATTGCTCATCCCCCATACCTCTTTTTGCTTGGGGTAGCTACGGGGGAATATTAAAAAGGGCTATTATGATGATGAAATATGAAAACCGCCCAGAAATCGCGCTCTTTTTGGGCCAGCTCCTAGGAGGATCATGGTTGTTAAATTCTAGCTGTAAATATCAAGCTCCTGTAATTGTACCCATACCATTACACCCGGATAAAATGAAGATACGAGGTTTTAATCAATCTGAGCTTATTGCCAGAGGTTTTTGTGATGTGACAGGGCTCAGGTTAAAATCCCATGGACTAATTAGAATTAAACATACACAACCACAATTTGAAATATCAGCTGATAACAGGCAAAAGAACTTAATGGGTGCTTTTGATTTGGGCAAGGATCTTGTTAATCACTATCCTAATAAACCCATATTGCTGGTTGATGATATTTACACTACAGGAGCAACCGCTAATTCTGCTATACATACCCTCGATGGTTACGGAATAAATGTCATTGGTTGCGCTACTGTAGCTAAAGCTATTAAGCATAATCCATAG
- the trxA gene encoding thioredoxin → MTTKKKFNSFEEMLSGSDVPVLVDFYAEWCGPCQMMAPILEKVNTHFQGQLRVVKIDTEKYSQLATQYRIEALPTLILFKNGQPVRKIEGVVQAPQLIERLKTLI, encoded by the coding sequence ATGACAACTAAAAAAAAATTTAATAGCTTTGAAGAAATGTTATCCGGTTCCGATGTACCCGTGCTGGTGGATTTTTACGCCGAATGGTGTGGTCCGTGTCAAATGATGGCTCCCATCTTGGAAAAGGTTAATACTCATTTCCAAGGTCAGCTAAGGGTTGTGAAAATCGATACTGAGAAATATTCTCAACTAGCTACCCAATATCGCATAGAAGCACTACCAACTCTCATCTTGTTTAAAAATGGTCAGCCAGTCCGTAAAATTGAGGGTGTAGTACAAGCACCTCAATTAATTGAACGTTTAAAAACTTTGATTTGA
- the murI gene encoding glutamate racemase codes for MHSYPVFEGNSQAFSIQQIPTSPIGVFDSGVGGLTILRQVYQQLPNESVIYFGDTAHLPYGVRSQKEILAYVREILSWMEQQGVKMVIMACNTSSALTLETVRLEYKFPILGMISPAAKFAVNVGKRIGVIATPATAKSNAYRQTIMEVKADVQVWQVSCPEFVPLIEQNRLDDPYTLAVAKSYLEPLLAQEIDTLIYGCTHYPLLEPIIKTLIPNHIHLVDPAVHVVRVCQRELEILNIKNHLLPMPTRFVVSGSPQQFSQSGTPWLGYTPLVEQVQFSVPYSLR; via the coding sequence ATGCACTCATATCCTGTTTTTGAAGGTAATTCCCAAGCATTTTCCATTCAGCAAATTCCCACCTCTCCCATTGGTGTGTTTGACAGTGGTGTAGGTGGGTTAACTATCCTGCGACAGGTTTATCAGCAACTACCCAATGAGTCGGTTATTTATTTTGGGGATACGGCCCATCTTCCCTATGGTGTCCGCTCCCAAAAGGAAATCTTAGCATATGTCAGGGAAATACTCAGTTGGATGGAACAACAAGGGGTGAAAATGGTGATTATGGCCTGTAACACCAGTTCCGCTCTCACTCTGGAAACGGTTCGTTTGGAATATAAATTCCCCATTTTGGGGATGATTTCGCCTGCTGCTAAGTTTGCTGTAAATGTAGGTAAACGCATTGGTGTGATTGCTACACCTGCTACAGCTAAAAGCAATGCCTATCGTCAGACAATAATGGAAGTTAAAGCTGATGTTCAGGTATGGCAAGTAAGTTGTCCCGAATTTGTTCCCTTAATCGAACAAAATCGCCTTGATGACCCCTACACTCTTGCAGTTGCTAAATCCTATCTGGAACCTTTATTGGCACAGGAAATAGACACTTTAATCTATGGATGTACTCATTATCCTTTACTTGAACCTATAATAAAGACTCTCATACCAAATCACATTCATCTGGTAGATCCTGCAGTTCATGTGGTTAGGGTCTGTCAGCGAGAGTTAGAAATACTAAACATCAAAAATCATCTCTTACCTATGCCCACTCGTTTTGTCGTTAGTGGGTCTCCTCAACAGTTTTCCCAATCGGGAACGCCATGGTTAGGTTATACTCCCTTGGTGGAGCAGGTGCAGTTTTCTGTTCCCTACTCTCTCCGTTAG